The nucleotide window CAGTATTATTAATAGATAATTCTAGATTATTTGAGTTACTTAATAAAAAATTAAATTTAATTTTAGATGAAGTAAAATGGTATTCACTAGATATTGATGCAGATAAACTTGGACAAGTAAGTCTAAGCGATATCTCAGCTAAAATAACAGAAGAAAGAGAGAGTTTAAGTAAAATCAAGAAAGAAGGAAACGTCGAATCATCATCCCTTAGTGTTAAGACTACTTTATTTATAGTTGAATCTCCTAACAAGGCTAAGACTATTTCAAACTTCTTTTCTAGACCGTCTACGAGATCATATGGTAAGCTTAGAGTTTATGAGACAGTACTTGGAGATAGAGTCTTAATTGTAGCAGCTAGTGGTGGGCATATTTATGATCTAATAACGGAAGATGAAAGTGAAAAGCAAGATGACAACTACGTGTATGGAGTACTAGTGAAAGATAGTAAATTTATTCCAATTTATTCTACTATAAAGAAATGTGAAAAAGGTCATCAGATAGTAAAAGATCTAAGTCAAAATAAATGCCCTATTTGTGGATCCAGAATAGTAACTGACAAAACAGAAGTAGTAGATATATTAAGGAAACTGGCTCTTGAAGTAGACGAAGTTCTTATAGGTACTGACCCTGATACTGAAGGGGAAAAGATTGCTTGGGATATATATCTGGCTATCCGTCCGTTTAATGGTAATATAAAAAGGGCAGAATTTCATGAGGTTACCAGAAGAGCGATACTTAATGCAATAAAGAACCCGAGGGAATTTAACGATAACCTAGTTAAATCTCAAATTGTAAGAAGAATTGAGGATAGATGGATTGGATTTAAATTATCACGAAAACTACAAACAGAATTTTGGGAACAACACTGTACATCTATATCTAAGAAAAATAGCAAAGATGAAGAATGCAAAGAAAATCGTAATCTAAGTGCGGGTAGAGTCCAAACTCCAGTATTGGATTGGGTAGTTAATAGATACCAAAAATATAACGAAAATAAGAAGAAGTACCTTATTATAGAGTCTCAAGATAAATCAATCTTTCCCTTTAGTGTATTGGCTTTAAAGAAGAATGGCTTATCTAAAAATACTCAAATAATTATACATCTAGAAGATATAAATATAAAAGAAGAGGAATTTGGACCCTTGCCACCATACACTACGGATACACTACTATCTGACGCTGCTAACCTTTTGAGAATTCCCGCATCAGATACTATGAGAGTAGCCCAAGATCTTTTCGAATTAGGTTTGATAACTTATCATAGAACTGATAGTACTAGGGTATCAAATGTTGGTATAAGTGTAGCAGAAACTTATCTTAAATCTAAACAAGTTGACATTTCCAAAATATTTAGACCAAGATCTTGGGGAGAAGGAGGTGCACATGAAGCTATAAGACCTACCAAACCCCTAGATGAGACAATGTTAAAGGCATCCATAGAACAAGGGGACTTAGAACTATCCAAACAATTGACTTTTAACCATTTTAGAGTATATAATCTAATATTTAGGAGGTTCATTACTAGTCAACTACCACCACTAGTAGTAACTAAACAGATAGTTAGGATAAGGGCGTATACTAAGGACAACATTGAATTGGAATTGGATGAGAATAAGAAGGAATTTGTTATTGGGTATAAATTAAAGGAAGGAGATGAATTTAGACAAACATTACAAGACGCTATTTATACTCTATTTAGGCTTTATCAACCTTTAGATGAAAAAATGAAAGGGAAAGAGCTTTCTGCAACAATAACAGGCACATTAAATAAGAGTGATGTGCAGTTATATACTGAAGGAGAGTTGATAAGTGAGATGAAAAGTAAACAAATCGGAAGACCGAGCACGTACGCAGTAATAATCTCTACTTTAAAGAAGAGAAGATACATTATAGAATCAAAAAATTTGAAGAAAATAATACCAACTAAATTAGGTATGGCAGTAAAAGAGTATCTTATGGAAAATTATAAACAGATAGTATCTGAGAAACGAACTGTGAAATTACTGGAAAAGATGAACGAGGTAGAGGAGGGTAAAGTTGATTATTTAGTACTCTTAAAAGAATTATATAATGAAATACAAACAATTAGTTAGGAATGGTGAAAAAGTTTATGCTTATAGCTTTAGTCCATTTAAGGCTTAAAGAATTGTCAAGGAAACATAATCTAGAGAAAGCTAAAAAACTAATAAGACAAGCAAAAGATAAAGGTGCAAAATTAGTTATACTACCTTCTCTGTTCCCTTCTGGAAACATGTTTGAAATATACGATAACGACAAAAAGCTAAGAAGTTTTATTAAAAACCTTGCAGAAAAAATTCCTGGTAACAATACTGATACTCTAATAAATCTCGCTATGGATGGGGAGGTTCATGTAATAGTTGGTCCTATTTTGGAACAAGCTGGCCCTAAAATATTCCTTACTTCCCTTATAATATCGCCACAAGGAGAGATTATAGGGAAATATAGGAAAACTGTGTTATCTGAAAAGGATATAAGGCTGGGCATATCGGCGGGAAAAGAACCAGTTAATGTAGTTCTTGATAGAAAATATGGTATTATCGCTGAGGACGATATTTTCTCGCCAGAGATCAGCAGACTACTAGCTATGGGAGGTTCAGAAATAGTTATTGGTACAATGAAGGCCCTGGGAAAAGAGCAGCAGGTTATAAAACATCTTGCCATAGCAAGGACCATAGAGAACGGAATACCTTATTTGATAGTAGGGGAAAGTATAGAGGATGAAGAGGGAGAAATTATAGGATACTCGCCAACTTTCATTACCTCTCCAGATAATTTGATAAGCAAGGAGGCTGAAGAAGATGATAGTTTACTATTTGTCGAAAGCTCAATCTTGTCATCGTCAAAACAAACGTCATTAACTTATCTAGAACCGATAATAAACGGTCTTTGTAAAGGTGTAAAAAAGATTAAAGGGGAGGCAAAGAAGAGATCTGCTTCTACAATGGAAGAGGAGTAATTTTTAAGATGCTGCTATATATATTTCTAATCTTCTATTCTTAGAATATAACTTTACTACGTTTTGGTTTTCTAACTCCTTTAGTATTTTTCTAGCTACACTAATGCTTATTCCCGATTTGGTAGCTAAGGCGTACGGGGTTATGATACTCTCCTTCTTTATTTCATCTAGAACTTTCTTTTTAGTTTCTTCATCTATAGTTACAGCTCTACTAATTATCTCTTTCCCAGTTTTAGACGGACCCTTCTTTTTCTCCTCTGCCTTCTGTTGTTTTTCAGCTTCCTTCTTTAATCTCTTTTCCATTGTTGAAATAGGTTTCTTCGAAGCTCCACCCATCTCTTACTCACTATGCTTTAAATTCCAATTCTGCCTA belongs to Saccharolobus solfataricus and includes:
- the rgy gene encoding reverse gyrase, encoding MTSINKVPPSIYTRSCPNCGGNISSQRLFNGSVCESCLKDDREFSNLSDLINILSENSNLKNLTQIRDVLEEYKKVEEIFGKLLNNSKPIGPQRSWTIRFLRGESFAIIAPPGLGKTTFGLIMSLYNATRNRKSIIIFPTRTLISQTVDKLAKFSELYSYSPRILYNKQSPTQTENILDQLKSGNFDIFISTNRFVIQNLSELSNIKFDFIFVDDVDAALKSGKSAKAILRLVGFTDEDIQTTMKLLRENIGEEEKFGKIQEIRESRLKDKIVIFSSATISRGNPILSSLMGFRPGSSVIYLRNIYDSYIDLTQTCKGQDFEECTLGTVIKLLKRLNDGTLIFVPIDKGAQYADYLASNLRDHGINVESVASSSISKLEKFERGEVSSLVGVATHYGVLVRGIDLPWRVKYSIFVGIPKFKFKIGEYMHPLALTRLLSLVYLVKNDDKVRGLLSYIRKRLRKISPAALAMLAKDIREGKIDDERLKEAYNLVNEYLKDNEFLKKVSDVGDLVIEGDYILMPDYLTYIQASGRTSRLYGANLTTGLSVLLIDNSRLFELLNKKLNLILDEVKWYSLDIDADKLGQVSLSDISAKITEERESLSKIKKEGNVESSSLSVKTTLFIVESPNKAKTISNFFSRPSTRSYGKLRVYETVLGDRVLIVAASGGHIYDLITEDESEKQDDNYVYGVLVKDSKFIPIYSTIKKCEKGHQIVKDLSQNKCPICGSRIVTDKTEVVDILRKLALEVDEVLIGTDPDTEGEKIAWDIYLAIRPFNGNIKRAEFHEVTRRAILNAIKNPREFNDNLVKSQIVRRIEDRWIGFKLSRKLQTEFWEQHCTSISKKNSKDEECKENRNLSAGRVQTPVLDWVVNRYQKYNENKKKYLIIESQDKSIFPFSVLALKKNGLSKNTQIIIHLEDINIKEEEFGPLPPYTTDTLLSDAANLLRIPASDTMRVAQDLFELGLITYHRTDSTRVSNVGISVAETYLKSKQVDISKIFRPRSWGEGGAHEAIRPTKPLDETMLKASIEQGDLELSKQLTFNHFRVYNLIFRRFITSQLPPLVVTKQIVRIRAYTKDNIELELDENKKEFVIGYKLKEGDEFRQTLQDAIYTLFRLYQPLDEKMKGKELSATITGTLNKSDVQLYTEGELISEMKSKQIGRPSTYAVIISTLKKRRYIIESKNLKKIIPTKLGMAVKEYLMENYKQIVSEKRTVKLLEKMNEVEEGKVDYLVLLKELYNEIQTIS
- a CDS encoding carbon-nitrogen hydrolase family protein, whose amino-acid sequence is MLIALVHLRLKELSRKHNLEKAKKLIRQAKDKGAKLVILPSLFPSGNMFEIYDNDKKLRSFIKNLAEKIPGNNTDTLINLAMDGEVHVIVGPILEQAGPKIFLTSLIISPQGEIIGKYRKTVLSEKDIRLGISAGKEPVNVVLDRKYGIIAEDDIFSPEISRLLAMGGSEIVIGTMKALGKEQQVIKHLAIARTIENGIPYLIVGESIEDEEGEIIGYSPTFITSPDNLISKEAEEDDSLLFVESSILSSSKQTSLTYLEPIINGLCKGVKKIKGEAKKRSASTMEEE
- a CDS encoding 30S ribosomal protein S25e, translated to MGGASKKPISTMEKRLKKEAEKQQKAEEKKKGPSKTGKEIISRAVTIDEETKKKVLDEIKKESIITPYALATKSGISISVARKILKELENQNVVKLYSKNRRLEIYIAAS